In the Streptomyces coeruleoprunus genome, CTCGCCGCCGCCTGCGCCGGACTCCAGTCCCTGGCCGGCGCGGTCGCCTCCGAACTGCCGCACAGCGACGGCCGGATGCGGCTCGTCGTCATCGAGATGGACGGCGGCTTCTTCTACCTGATGGCCGCCGGGCAGGGCGCGTACCTCGCCGTCCTCGCCGACGAGGGCGTCGACGCCGGGCTGATGGGCCAGCGCATGCGGGACCTCGTCCTGCGCATCGGAGAGCACCTGAGCAGCCCGCCCCGACAGGATGGGCAGGCGGCCAGGTGAGCGACTCGGGCGGCGGGGACTGGGAGGAATCCAGTCCCGAGCGGCTCTACGTGATCACGGGGGGCCGCAGCGGTGGTTCCGCGCCCGCCGAACTCGACCTCGTCACGCTGATCGTGGCGAGGTCCGGTGCGAAGCCGGGGATGCAGCCCGAGCACGCGGCGATCGTCCAGCTGTGCCAGTCACCGCTGTCCCTGGCGGAGGTCTCCGCGTACCTGGGCCTCCCGGTCAGTGTCGTCACGGTGCTGATCGGTGACCTCCTCGCCGACAACCGGGTCATCGCCCGCGCCCCCGTCCCACCCGCCCGACTCCCCGACCGCGCGTTGATTGAGGCAGTGATCGATGGACTTCAGAAGCTCTGAGCAGTACGGCTCCGAGCAGCACGGCGCGGCCGCGGTGCGGGGGCCGCGGAGCGAGGACGTGCTGCCCGAGACGGCCACC is a window encoding:
- a CDS encoding roadblock/LC7 domain-containing protein; translated protein: MIKQQANMDWMLKDLAEGVPQTRHVVVLSADGLRMAQHGTDNDTADRLAAACAGLQSLAGAVASELPHSDGRMRLVVIEMDGGFFYLMAAGQGAYLAVLADEGVDAGLMGQRMRDLVLRIGEHLSSPPRQDGQAAR
- a CDS encoding DUF742 domain-containing protein, which gives rise to MSDSGGGDWEESSPERLYVITGGRSGGSAPAELDLVTLIVARSGAKPGMQPEHAAIVQLCQSPLSLAEVSAYLGLPVSVVTVLIGDLLADNRVIARAPVPPARLPDRALIEAVIDGLQKL